The Candidatus Cybelea sp. genomic sequence AACGGGCGCGCAGCGCGGCATAGTTTTCGATGATGCCGTTGTGAACGACGGCGATCTTTCCGCCGCAGTCGAGGTGCGGGTGGGCGTTGGCGTCGGAGGGCGGCCCGTGCGTCGCCCAGCGGGTGTGGCCGATCCCTACGGCGCCCGAAAGCGACTCGCCGTTACGCAGGCGCTCTGCCAAGCGCGAAAGCTTGCCTTCGGCCTTGGAGCCGCAGAGATTCCCCTCGGCATCGATAACGGCGATCCCAGCGCTGTCGTAACCCCGGTACTCCAGACGCCCCAAGGCGTCCAGAATAATGGGGACACTATCGCGCTGACCAATATACCCGACTATCCCGCACACGCCGGTTTACTTGATTCCTTCCCTCGTGCGGCGGTAGTCGATCTTTCCATCGGCGATCTCGTCGAGCGCGATCGAGACCGGCTTGTTGGGATTGATCGTCTCGCGGTCCACCAGCGGCTCGCTGGCGAAGTACTCGCGCCGGTCGGTGGCGGGAAGCTGCTGAATGCGGATCCAGTTGTTCAACTGGCGGGCTCGTTTGGTGACGATGTTGACCAGGCTGAACTTCGAATCGGCATGCTCCAAGAGCGCGTCGAGATCCCCGAATACGGTTTTGCTCATAATTCCTTTCGTAACGATGACACTTATGACGACTCGACGCGCTGCAGCGAGTCGTCGGGGTAGCGGTGGATGCGAAAGCGCTCCGCCTGCAAAATCGCCTCGAGGTCGCGTACGGCTTGCTCGGAACGATCCTGTTCGTT encodes the following:
- the rpoZ gene encoding DNA-directed RNA polymerase subunit omega, which gives rise to MSKTVFGDLDALLEHADSKFSLVNIVTKRARQLNNWIRIQQLPATDRREYFASEPLVDRETINPNKPVSIALDEIADGKIDYRRTREGIK